The proteins below come from a single Crossiella sp. CA-258035 genomic window:
- a CDS encoding arginase family protein encodes MPTIAVLDAPSNLGLRPPAPGAVPGCAKAPGALRDAGLLTRLGARDAGCLVAPRYDRGDWREGDGVFHAPLIAEYARRLADRVDAIHERGELPLVLGGECSIALGPMLALRRRSGRHGLAYVDGHSDFRHPGNSDRVGAAGGEALALVTGRGQPDLTDLDGLRPLVADADAVLLGMGPEDESDVTELSTTDIGVRTAQDIRRLGAGVVADWARDRFAGLAGFWVHLDVDTLDASLMPAVDSPNPAGLTAAELTGLLAGLLRDPGCLGLDVGIYDPDLDPDGRCAALLTDILAAALDSPTG; translated from the coding sequence ATGCCGACCATCGCCGTGCTGGACGCGCCGTCCAACCTCGGACTCCGCCCGCCCGCCCCCGGCGCCGTGCCCGGCTGCGCCAAGGCGCCCGGCGCGCTGCGCGATGCCGGACTGCTGACCAGGCTCGGCGCCAGGGACGCCGGCTGCCTGGTGGCCCCGAGGTACGACCGGGGTGACTGGCGGGAGGGCGACGGCGTCTTCCACGCGCCGCTGATCGCCGAGTACGCCAGACGGCTGGCCGACCGGGTCGACGCCATCCACGAACGGGGTGAGCTGCCGCTGGTGCTCGGCGGCGAGTGCTCGATCGCGCTGGGCCCGATGCTGGCGCTGCGGCGGCGATCCGGCAGGCACGGACTGGCCTATGTGGACGGTCACTCGGACTTCCGGCACCCCGGCAACTCCGACCGGGTGGGCGCGGCGGGCGGCGAGGCGCTGGCCCTGGTCACCGGTCGCGGACAGCCGGATCTCACCGATCTGGACGGGCTGCGGCCGCTGGTCGCCGACGCGGACGCGGTGCTGCTGGGCATGGGGCCGGAGGACGAGTCCGACGTCACCGAACTGTCCACAACGGACATCGGCGTGCGCACCGCGCAGGACATCCGCCGCCTGGGCGCGGGCGTGGTGGCGGACTGGGCGCGGGACCGGTTCGCCGGGCTGGCCGGGTTCTGGGTCCACCTGGACGTGGACACCCTGGACGCCAGCCTGATGCCCGCGGTCGACTCGCCCAACCCGGCCGGGCTGACCGCGGCGGAGCTGACCGGACTGCTCGCCGGGCTGCTGCGCGATCCCGGCTGCCTCGGCCTGGACGTGGGCATCTACGACCCCGATCTGGACCCGGACGGCCGGTGCGCCGCGCTGCTCACCGACATCCTGGCGGCGGCACTGGATTCCCCGACCGGCTGA
- a CDS encoding ATP-binding cassette domain-containing protein, which produces MSFELQPGTVTAFLGPNGAGKSTTLRMITGLTVPNAGRAMVAGRPFTAWPNPSHVAGVLLDAAAVHPGRSGRGHLRMAATLAGVPARRADEVLETVGLADAATRKIGKYSLGMRQRLGIAHALLTNPPLLVLDEPINGLDPEGIRAVRNLLRGHAARGGTVLLSSHVLSEVDQTADRVLVIGNGRIVADGPLSTLTTSSRSLVRAKDMNKLAETLQRAGVAIQPAPDGFMAAHASVEQVSDLTFAAGIPLLGLREEQMNLEDLFFRLTGGGRPA; this is translated from the coding sequence GTGAGTTTCGAACTCCAGCCTGGCACCGTGACGGCCTTCCTCGGGCCGAACGGGGCGGGCAAGTCGACGACCCTGCGCATGATCACCGGACTGACCGTGCCGAACGCGGGCCGCGCGATGGTCGCGGGCCGCCCGTTCACGGCCTGGCCCAACCCCTCGCACGTGGCCGGCGTGCTGCTGGACGCCGCCGCCGTGCACCCCGGCCGCAGTGGCCGGGGCCACCTGCGGATGGCCGCCACGCTGGCCGGGGTGCCCGCCCGCCGGGCCGATGAGGTGCTGGAGACGGTGGGCCTGGCCGACGCGGCCACCCGCAAGATCGGCAAGTACAGCCTCGGCATGCGCCAGCGCCTGGGCATCGCGCACGCCCTGCTCACCAACCCGCCGCTGCTGGTGCTGGACGAGCCGATCAACGGCCTGGACCCCGAGGGCATCCGCGCGGTCCGCAACCTGCTCCGCGGCCACGCCGCCAGGGGCGGCACGGTGCTGCTGTCCAGCCACGTGCTCTCCGAGGTGGACCAGACCGCGGACCGGGTGCTGGTGATCGGCAACGGCCGCATCGTCGCCGACGGCCCACTGTCCACATTGACCACCTCCTCGCGTTCCCTGGTCCGCGCCAAGGACATGAACAAGCTCGCCGAGACCCTGCAACGCGCCGGGGTCGCCATCCAGCCCGCGCCGGACGGCTTCATGGCCGCGCACGCCTCGGTCGAACAGGTCTCCGACCTCACCTTCGCCGCGGGCATCCCGCTGCTGGGCCTGCGCGAGGAGCAGATGAACCTGGAGGACCTGTTCTTCCGGCTCACCGGGGGAGGACGACCGGCATGA
- a CDS encoding APC family permease, whose translation MASEAKAQGAPETNAGQPELKRAIGSKLLLFFVIGDILGTGVYALTGTVAGKVGGALWVPFLLAFVVAFLTAFSYLELVGKYPKAAGAALYTNRAFRMPFLTFMVAFAVMCSGITSASSAAVAFGGTYLKAFVETPGPWVAIGFLALLAFINFRGVGESVKANVVLTIIELSGLLIVIGIGVYAVFNGMGEPSRLIEFNTADQSTLIAITSATSLAFFAMVGFEDSVNMAEECKDPVRIFPRSMLMGMGIAGSVYLLVAITSSLLVPAGDLAAAKSSALLKVVQIGAPAFPLALFAFIGLFAVANSALINMLMASRLVYGMANERIIPLPFGKVHQTRRTPWIAILFTSLIAVILVSTLDISVLGGTTALLLLIVFTIVNIACLVLRKDKAEHKHFRAPTILPILGAVTCAYLALPFSGRPAEDYKLAGILLGVGLLLWMVNWLVVRKQHGKIEFDAANLGKN comes from the coding sequence ATGGCGAGCGAAGCGAAAGCCCAGGGGGCTCCCGAGACGAACGCCGGCCAGCCTGAGCTGAAGCGGGCGATCGGGTCGAAGCTGCTGCTGTTCTTCGTGATCGGCGACATCCTCGGCACCGGTGTGTACGCGCTGACCGGCACGGTGGCCGGGAAGGTCGGCGGGGCGCTGTGGGTGCCCTTCCTGCTGGCCTTCGTGGTGGCGTTCCTGACCGCGTTCAGCTACTTGGAACTGGTCGGCAAGTACCCGAAGGCCGCGGGCGCCGCGCTGTACACCAACCGCGCGTTCCGGATGCCGTTCCTGACCTTCATGGTGGCCTTCGCGGTGATGTGCTCCGGCATCACCTCGGCCTCCTCGGCGGCGGTGGCCTTCGGCGGCACCTACCTCAAGGCGTTCGTGGAGACCCCCGGCCCGTGGGTGGCCATCGGGTTCCTCGCGCTGCTCGCCTTCATCAACTTCCGCGGCGTCGGCGAGTCGGTGAAGGCCAACGTGGTGCTCACCATCATCGAGCTGTCCGGTCTGCTGATCGTGATCGGCATCGGCGTCTACGCGGTGTTCAACGGCATGGGCGAGCCGTCCCGGCTGATCGAGTTCAACACCGCCGACCAGAGCACACTGATCGCGATCACCTCGGCGACCTCGCTGGCCTTCTTCGCCATGGTCGGCTTCGAGGACTCGGTGAACATGGCCGAGGAGTGCAAGGACCCGGTGCGGATCTTCCCGCGCTCGATGCTGATGGGCATGGGCATCGCGGGTTCGGTCTACCTGCTGGTGGCGATCACCTCCTCGCTGCTGGTGCCGGCGGGCGACCTCGCGGCGGCCAAGAGCAGCGCGTTGCTGAAGGTGGTCCAGATCGGCGCGCCCGCTTTCCCGCTGGCGCTGTTCGCCTTCATCGGCCTGTTCGCGGTTGCCAACTCGGCCCTGATCAACATGCTGATGGCCAGCCGCCTCGTCTACGGCATGGCCAACGAGCGGATCATCCCGCTGCCCTTCGGCAAGGTCCACCAGACCCGGCGCACCCCGTGGATCGCCATCCTGTTCACCAGCCTGATCGCGGTGATCCTGGTGTCCACCCTGGACATCAGCGTGCTGGGCGGCACCACCGCGCTGCTGCTGCTGATCGTGTTCACCATCGTCAACATCGCCTGCCTGGTGCTGCGCAAGGACAAGGCCGAGCACAAGCACTTCCGCGCACCCACCATCCTGCCCATCCTGGGCGCGGTGACCTGTGCCTACCTCGCGCTGCCGTTCTCCGGGCGGCCGGCGGAGGACTACAAGCTGGCCGGCATCCTGCTCGGCGTCGGCCTGCTGCTGTGGATGGTCAACTGGCTGGTCGTGCGCAAGCAGCACGGCAAGATCGAGTTCGACGCCGCCAACCTCGGTAAGAACTGA